From a region of the Nitrospinota bacterium genome:
- a CDS encoding tyrosine--tRNA ligase — protein sequence MRPVDEQLELIRQGVEEILTEVELADRLKEAVESGRPLRVKAGFDPTAPDLHIGHTVLIQKLRHFQILGHEVIFLIGDFTGMIGDPSGSSETRSSLSREEVEANAETYRKQMFKILDPELTVVDFNSRWMRAMDAEGLIQLAMRYTVHRMIERDDFSRRFTDHRPIAIHEFLYPLIQGYDSVALQADVELGGTDQKFNLLVGRDLQRSYGQPPQIVITMPLLEGTDGVQKMSKSLGNYIGIDEPPREIFGKLMSVSDDLMWRYFELLSDRSRSEVLSWKEQCQAGQMNPRDAKVALAEEIVARFHSEQAARRAAEEFDLVFREGGLPDEIPAVEVPWEDDLMWLPKLLVAVGAAASSSEARRLIDQGAVSIDGERITDSELELPPPPSASYLIKVGKKRIFQVAASN from the coding sequence ATGCGGCCAGTTGACGAACAGCTTGAGCTAATCCGCCAAGGGGTAGAGGAGATTCTTACCGAGGTGGAATTGGCCGACCGCCTCAAGGAGGCCGTCGAGAGCGGCCGGCCGCTTCGGGTCAAGGCCGGCTTCGATCCCACAGCGCCCGATCTCCACATAGGCCACACGGTCCTCATTCAGAAACTGCGCCACTTCCAGATATTGGGCCACGAGGTTATCTTCCTCATCGGCGACTTCACCGGGATGATCGGCGACCCAAGCGGCTCGTCCGAGACTCGAAGCTCTCTAAGCCGGGAAGAGGTGGAGGCTAACGCAGAGACCTACCGGAAGCAGATGTTCAAGATTCTCGACCCGGAGCTGACGGTCGTCGACTTCAACTCCCGGTGGATGCGCGCCATGGACGCCGAGGGTCTCATCCAGCTCGCCATGCGATACACCGTCCACCGGATGATTGAGCGGGACGACTTCTCCCGCCGCTTCACCGACCATCGTCCGATAGCCATCCACGAGTTCCTCTACCCTCTGATTCAGGGCTACGACTCGGTGGCCCTTCAGGCCGACGTCGAGCTGGGAGGGACGGACCAGAAGTTCAACCTCCTTGTCGGCCGCGACCTCCAACGGTCTTACGGCCAGCCGCCACAGATCGTCATCACCATGCCCCTGTTGGAGGGGACCGACGGCGTCCAGAAAATGTCCAAGAGTCTCGGCAACTACATCGGCATTGACGAGCCCCCACGGGAGATCTTCGGCAAGCTCATGAGCGTCTCGGACGATCTCATGTGGCGCTACTTTGAACTGCTCTCCGACCGATCTCGGAGCGAGGTCCTCTCGTGGAAGGAGCAGTGTCAAGCCGGGCAGATGAACCCCAGGGATGCGAAGGTGGCGCTGGCCGAGGAGATCGTCGCCAGATTCCATTCGGAGCAAGCCGCCCGTCGCGCCGCCGAGGAGTTCGATTTGGTCTTTCGCGAAGGCGGGCTGCCCGACGAGATCCCCGCCGTGGAGGTACCTTGGGAGGACGATCTCATGTGGCTGCCGAAGCTTCTCGTAGCCGTCGGGGCGGCAGCCAGCTCGAGCGAGGCCCGCCGTCTGATCGACCAGGGGGCTGTCTCCATCGACGGGGAGCGCATTACAGATTCCGAGCTCGAGTTGCCTCCGCCGCCCAGCGCGTCGTATCTCATCAAGGTCGGGAAAAAGCGAATATTCCAGGTAGCGGCCTCTAATTAA
- a CDS encoding HlyC/CorC family transporter encodes MIDAWFWIDLLLVAVFVGLEGFFSGSEIAVISANRIRLRHRADHGDRRAQSLLDLLEVPDQLLATTLVGTNISVVVATTLATVALIRLFGGAGELYALLLMWPLALVFGEILPKTIFQENADRLALRVIRPLRWAMVAFRPISIVVGGVARLLVARKAPARSPFVTKEEIESLVHSSERGVDLEVGERLMIRRIFEFGDTPVKEVMVPLVNLVAVPADATPERVIDKVVTSGFSRIPVYRDEIYDIIGLVNAFDLLILPENVSTIEDIIRPVHYVPEAKRKDDLLRELQQEKMHVAVVVDEYGGAVGIATIEDLFEEIVGEIHDEYDASQAWYKELPDGSYMVDARMELDHLEEELGLALPLGDYETLGGFLLTHLETIPRPGQAVEVRGARLKVNEADDRSVKSVLVEIIEPPAATPDPDEP; translated from the coding sequence ATGATCGACGCTTGGTTCTGGATAGACCTCCTGCTAGTCGCGGTCTTCGTCGGCCTAGAGGGGTTTTTCTCAGGCTCGGAGATAGCCGTCATCTCGGCCAACCGAATCCGGTTGCGTCACCGGGCAGACCATGGCGACAGGCGAGCCCAAAGTCTCCTTGATTTGCTCGAGGTCCCTGACCAGCTGCTAGCGACAACCTTGGTGGGAACGAATATCTCCGTCGTGGTGGCGACGACCTTGGCTACGGTCGCACTTATCCGCCTCTTTGGGGGGGCCGGGGAGCTATACGCGCTCCTCCTCATGTGGCCGCTTGCCTTGGTCTTCGGCGAGATTTTGCCGAAGACGATCTTTCAGGAGAACGCTGATCGCCTGGCTCTTCGCGTCATCCGCCCGCTTCGGTGGGCGATGGTAGCCTTTCGACCCATCAGCATTGTTGTCGGAGGGGTCGCTCGGCTCCTCGTGGCCCGTAAGGCGCCCGCCCGCAGCCCCTTCGTTACGAAGGAAGAAATCGAGAGCTTGGTCCATAGCTCCGAGAGGGGAGTGGACTTGGAGGTTGGGGAGCGGCTGATGATCCGGCGCATCTTCGAGTTCGGGGACACGCCCGTCAAGGAGGTGATGGTCCCACTGGTGAATCTCGTCGCCGTGCCCGCAGACGCAACCCCGGAGAGGGTCATTGACAAGGTCGTTACAAGCGGGTTTTCCCGCATCCCGGTATACCGGGACGAGATTTATGACATAATCGGGCTCGTCAACGCCTTCGACCTCCTTATCTTGCCCGAGAATGTGAGCACAATCGAGGACATCATAAGGCCCGTCCACTACGTGCCCGAGGCAAAGCGCAAGGACGACCTCCTGCGCGAGCTTCAGCAAGAGAAAATGCATGTGGCCGTCGTCGTGGACGAGTACGGTGGGGCCGTCGGGATCGCGACCATCGAGGACCTCTTCGAGGAGATTGTAGGGGAGATTCATGATGAGTACGACGCCTCGCAGGCATGGTATAAAGAGTTGCCGGATGGGTCCTACATGGTGGATGCCCGAATGGAGCTAGACCACCTTGAGGAGGAGCTTGGCCTGGCGCTGCCCCTCGGTGACTATGAGACCTTGGGCGGCTTCCTTCTCACCCACCTGGAGACCATCCCTCGTCCGGGCCAAGCCGTGGAGGTTCGAGGGGCTCGCCTTAAAGTTAATGAGGCCGATGATAGGAGTGTCAAGTCGGTACTGGTCGAAATCATCGAGCCGCCGGCAGCCACGCCAGACCCTGACGAGCCTTAA
- a CDS encoding HlyC/CorC family transporter: MMAPENLLRFGLIGLCLVLSAFFASSETALFSLSPFRVRKYKSAPVKSLRAIARLLEAPRQLIVTLLIGNELVNVSVSILVAAVALSIFGPAGKFYAMAVSILLLLLFGEVVPKTYAVHRPESHARLVARPLMAFRWLITPVRVVFVGLVNLIAPLAGSKAKAREARLTEEEFKTLVEVGHAEGVLDAEEKELIHSVVEFGDTRVSEVMTPRGDMTCLAEEATFEDVLALVRRSIFSRLPVYLGRLDNIVGILYVKDLLKVTRRGDRDSWRLRDALSPVYFVPQTKLVSEVLQEFQAEKVHMAIVADEHGGVAGLVTMEDILEELFGEIADEFDTAVKLISLVGREQWRVAGKAPLDELSAVTEVSLPEDEFDTVGGFVFHLFGRPPKPSETISYENLTFTVEKTAGLRILEVQVKRTP, from the coding sequence GTGATGGCCCCTGAAAATCTCCTGCGTTTTGGGCTCATAGGCCTTTGCCTTGTCCTTTCGGCCTTCTTCGCCTCATCGGAAACTGCTCTCTTCAGCCTCAGCCCCTTTCGGGTCCGAAAGTATAAGAGTGCGCCGGTGAAAAGCCTTCGAGCAATCGCCCGGCTCCTGGAGGCGCCACGCCAGCTCATCGTGACCCTCCTAATCGGAAACGAACTCGTCAACGTCTCGGTCTCCATCCTAGTTGCCGCCGTGGCGTTGAGTATCTTTGGGCCTGCCGGAAAGTTCTACGCGATGGCCGTTTCGATCCTCCTGCTGCTCTTGTTTGGCGAGGTCGTCCCGAAGACGTATGCCGTCCACCGGCCAGAGTCCCACGCCAGGCTCGTGGCCAGGCCATTGATGGCCTTTCGGTGGCTCATCACCCCGGTGAGGGTCGTCTTTGTCGGACTGGTCAACCTCATTGCCCCTCTCGCGGGGAGCAAGGCAAAGGCCCGCGAGGCCCGCCTGACCGAAGAGGAGTTCAAGACCCTCGTGGAGGTGGGACATGCCGAGGGCGTGTTGGATGCCGAGGAAAAGGAGCTCATTCATTCGGTGGTCGAATTCGGCGATACGCGAGTCAGCGAAGTCATGACCCCCCGGGGTGACATGACCTGTCTCGCCGAGGAGGCGACCTTTGAGGACGTGCTCGCCCTGGTCCGTCGCTCCATCTTCTCCCGATTGCCGGTATACCTAGGGCGTTTGGATAACATCGTGGGGATTCTCTACGTCAAAGACCTCCTCAAGGTCACCCGCCGGGGCGACCGCGATAGCTGGCGCCTTCGAGACGCCCTAAGCCCCGTCTACTTCGTCCCCCAAACGAAGCTCGTCAGCGAGGTGCTCCAGGAGTTCCAGGCCGAGAAGGTCCATATGGCCATCGTCGCCGATGAGCACGGCGGGGTGGCGGGTCTCGTCACGATGGAGGACATCCTGGAGGAGCTCTTCGGCGAGATCGCCGACGAATTCGACACCGCCGTCAAGCTCATCAGTCTTGTGGGAAGGGAGCAGTGGCGGGTGGCGGGCAAGGCGCCCTTAGACGAGTTGAGTGCCGTGACCGAGGTTAGCCTGCCCGAGGATGAATTTGACACCGTGGGCGGGTTCGTGTTCCATCTCTTCGGGCGCCCGCCTAAGCCTAGCGAGACGATCTCCTATGAAAACCTGACATTCACCGTCGAGAAGACCGCCGGGCTACGTATCCTGGAAGTTCAGGTCAAGAGGACGCCATGA